The proteins below are encoded in one region of Alistipes communis:
- a CDS encoding RagB/SusD family nutrient uptake outer membrane protein, whose amino-acid sequence MKKYILYLLTGMAACSFCGCEDALDRFPKDRLTPDEFFHTEEECELYTNDFYTIFPSGASIYNETADIITCNTLTSEVLGNRTVPATASTWKWEKLRDINFFLQYSSNCTDDRVRFEYEGLARFFRAYFYFDKVRYYGDVPWVDRPLASDDQELYKGRDSREFVMQKVIGDLDFAIANLPAERQVYRVTRWTALALKSRACLFEGTFRKYHGLQGWESYLEVCADASKRFIDESGYAIYDSGTTPYLGLFSSLKAINTEIVLARAYNTDIGLKHDVNGYLTSITMGRPGLLKNIANMYLMKDGTPFTSQPGWETMQLPDESRNRDGRFAQTVRTPGYKRVDDTAESAPNLAATMTGYQLVKYLTSAKYDSYQASTSDLPLFRAAEVLLNYAEAKAELGTLTQDDIELSINPLRERADVADLSLTEANAHPDPYLASAETGYANVTGDNKGVILEIRRERTVELLMENLRYWDIMRWKEGKRFEKPFTGLYFPGTGSYDLNSDGVDDVCIWSGSKPSTSAATVYELNKDIFLSEGDRGNIIVHTDYVRTWNEERDYLYPIPTDDRVLTQGAITQNPGWKDGLNF is encoded by the coding sequence ATGAAAAAATACATTCTTTATCTACTGACCGGTATGGCGGCGTGCAGTTTCTGCGGTTGCGAGGATGCACTCGACCGTTTCCCGAAAGACCGGCTTACGCCTGACGAATTTTTCCATACCGAGGAGGAGTGCGAGCTTTACACGAATGATTTCTATACGATCTTCCCCTCCGGGGCCTCCATTTACAATGAGACAGCCGACATTATTACCTGCAATACGCTTACGAGCGAGGTGCTGGGCAACCGTACCGTGCCTGCCACGGCGAGCACCTGGAAATGGGAAAAGCTGCGTGACATCAATTTTTTCCTGCAATACTCCTCCAACTGCACCGACGATCGCGTGCGGTTCGAATACGAAGGATTGGCGCGCTTTTTCCGGGCTTATTTCTATTTTGACAAAGTGCGCTATTACGGAGACGTACCTTGGGTCGATCGTCCGCTTGCGTCTGACGATCAGGAACTTTACAAGGGGCGAGATTCGCGTGAGTTCGTGATGCAGAAGGTGATCGGCGACCTCGATTTCGCTATCGCTAACCTGCCTGCCGAAAGGCAGGTTTACCGGGTGACGCGCTGGACGGCGCTGGCACTCAAGAGCCGTGCGTGCCTGTTCGAAGGCACGTTCCGCAAGTATCATGGATTGCAAGGCTGGGAGAGTTATCTCGAAGTCTGTGCAGATGCTTCGAAACGGTTTATCGACGAAAGCGGTTACGCGATCTACGATTCAGGCACGACACCCTATCTGGGGCTATTCTCTTCACTCAAGGCTATCAACACGGAAATTGTTCTGGCCCGAGCCTATAATACGGACATTGGTCTGAAACACGACGTCAACGGTTACCTCACCAGTATCACGATGGGGCGTCCGGGGCTGTTGAAGAACATTGCCAATATGTATCTGATGAAAGACGGTACGCCCTTCACCTCGCAGCCCGGCTGGGAGACTATGCAGCTGCCCGACGAGAGCCGGAACCGCGACGGGCGTTTCGCCCAGACGGTCCGCACGCCCGGTTACAAGCGTGTCGACGACACGGCCGAATCGGCCCCGAACCTCGCCGCGACGATGACCGGCTACCAGCTGGTGAAATATCTGACGTCGGCCAAATATGACTCCTACCAAGCTTCGACGAGCGATTTACCGCTGTTTCGCGCCGCCGAGGTACTTCTCAATTATGCCGAAGCGAAAGCCGAGTTGGGGACGTTGACCCAGGACGACATCGAACTGTCGATCAACCCGCTGCGCGAGCGGGCCGATGTTGCGGATCTCTCGCTCACGGAGGCCAACGCCCATCCTGATCCCTATCTGGCTTCTGCGGAGACGGGCTACGCCAACGTGACGGGCGACAACAAGGGTGTGATTCTCGAAATACGCCGTGAACGTACCGTCGAACTGCTGATGGAGAACCTCCGCTATTGGGACATCATGCGCTGGAAGGAGGGCAAGCGTTTCGAAAAGCCCTTTACGGGACTTTATTTCCCCGGTACGGGAAGTTATGATCTGAATAGTGACGGGGTGGACGATGTGTGCATTTGGTCCGGCTCGAAACCTTCGACTTCGGCGGCGACGGTTTACGAGCTGAACAAGGATATTTTCCTCAGCGAAGGCGACCGCGGCAACATCATCGTCCATACCGACTATGTCCGGACCTGGAACGAAGAACGCGACTATCTCTATCCCATTCCGACCGACGACCGGGTGCTGACGCAGGGCGCCATCACCCAGAATCCCGGCTGGAAAGACGGACTGAATTTCTAA